In one window of Gammaproteobacteria bacterium DNA:
- a CDS encoding DUF4377 domain-containing protein, whose translation MRIRSLALFWLAALVVAGCDLLGPEYIETREVTVGPTLAKCYGVGPQSCMVVDGGLFYDGIEGFDYEPGYDYRLRIGKYDPWGGGEPPQDAGRYAYRLLEQLEKTVAPSTPATLSLAPTRVTCIQGDDFCLVLDGELYDDMITSFEYEAGDHYILVANRYRDGRYLLNEITSRTRAAGTEEEITIDRHRVECGDGHPGYCKVVDGAPFRGEIVGFQPAHDYDYRLRVDRFDMFPEDVTGAPYIPAYGYRWLETLERTTG comes from the coding sequence ATGCGCATCCGTAGCCTGGCTCTCTTCTGGCTGGCGGCCCTGGTCGTTGCCGGTTGCGACCTTCTCGGGCCCGAGTACATCGAGACCCGGGAGGTAACCGTGGGGCCCACGCTGGCCAAGTGCTACGGTGTGGGTCCGCAGTCGTGCATGGTGGTTGACGGCGGGTTGTTCTACGACGGGATCGAAGGATTCGACTACGAGCCCGGCTACGACTATCGCCTCCGCATCGGCAAGTACGATCCCTGGGGCGGGGGAGAACCGCCGCAGGATGCCGGCCGGTACGCCTATCGTCTGCTGGAGCAACTGGAGAAGACCGTCGCACCGTCCACCCCCGCTACCCTGTCGCTGGCTCCGACGCGGGTGACCTGCATCCAGGGTGACGACTTCTGCCTGGTGCTGGACGGCGAATTGTACGACGACATGATCACCAGCTTCGAATATGAGGCGGGCGATCACTATATCCTCGTTGCCAACAGGTATCGTGACGGCCGGTACCTGCTGAACGAGATTACTTCGAGAACCAGGGCAGCGGGCACGGAGGAGGAGATCACCATCGACCGCCACCGGGTGGAGTGCGGCGACGGCCATCCCGGATACTGCAAGGTCGTGGACGGCGCGCCCTTCCGGGGCGAGATCGTCGGCTTCCAGCCCGCGCACGACTACGACTATCGTCTGCGCGTCGACAGATTCGACATGTTTCCCGAAGACGTGACCGGAGCGCCGTACATTCCGGCGTACGGGTACCGCTGGCTGGAGACGCTCGAACGTACGACCGGCTGA
- a CDS encoding alpha-L-glutamate ligase, giving the protein MISPVLPTINILYENIVWIPPLQEALESEGFRVRLVHVNEGIVDPSAPPPEGIWMNRISPSSHTRGHVHTVELARQLLFWLESHGRRVINGLGAFELEMSKLRQDLVLRRHGIRTPRTVLAVGKEHVREAAATFDGPFISKHDQGGKGLGIRLFQDPGKLEEHLDDRSFDAGPGARVILQQYIPAPEPFITRVEIVGSRFVFAMRSSTAGGFELCPSDACNPMPPNRESFWTGAGGTDAADLFSPSPIAAGDPLVQRYIRLCIEEGIEIAGIEFVEDARGNRYTYDINGTTNYNQAFGARIGVDGMRTVARYVRRVAMPDLRPQRIAC; this is encoded by the coding sequence ATGATCAGCCCTGTGCTACCGACAATAAATATCCTCTACGAGAATATTGTTTGGATCCCGCCACTCCAGGAGGCCCTCGAGAGCGAAGGCTTCCGCGTCCGCCTCGTGCACGTGAACGAGGGGATCGTCGACCCGTCGGCGCCTCCTCCAGAGGGCATCTGGATGAACCGCATCAGCCCGTCCTCGCACACCCGGGGTCACGTCCACACGGTGGAGCTGGCTCGCCAGCTCCTGTTCTGGCTGGAGTCCCACGGCCGTCGAGTGATCAACGGGCTGGGCGCCTTCGAGCTGGAGATGAGCAAGCTTCGCCAGGACCTCGTCCTGCGGCGACACGGGATCAGGACGCCGCGGACGGTGCTGGCCGTCGGGAAGGAGCATGTGCGCGAAGCGGCCGCAACCTTCGACGGCCCGTTCATCTCCAAGCACGATCAGGGGGGCAAGGGATTGGGCATCCGGCTCTTCCAGGACCCCGGGAAGCTCGAAGAACATCTCGACGACAGGAGCTTCGACGCCGGGCCCGGCGCCCGGGTGATCCTGCAGCAGTACATCCCGGCACCCGAACCATTCATCACGAGGGTGGAGATCGTTGGCAGCCGCTTCGTGTTCGCGATGCGGAGTTCCACGGCCGGGGGGTTCGAACTCTGCCCCTCGGATGCCTGCAATCCGATGCCTCCGAACCGCGAGAGCTTCTGGACGGGTGCGGGCGGCACGGATGCTGCCGACCTCTTCAGCCCCTCGCCGATCGCGGCCGGCGACCCGTTGGTCCAGAGGTACATCCGGCTCTGCATCGAGGAGGGGATCGAGATCGCCGGAATCGAATTCGTGGAGGATGCCCGCGGCAACCGCTACACGTATGACATCAACGGCACAACCAACTACAATCAGGCGTTCGGCGCCCGGATCGGAGTCGATGGCATGCGCACGGTGGCCCGGTATGTACGCAGGGTGGCGATGCCGGACCTTCGGCCGCAGCGCATCGCGTGTTAG
- a CDS encoding VOC family protein yields the protein MTEPPLLGPQLVPSLLVRDLDETIAFYERLGFTRTGIYPRAGTPIWGEVTRDGISLQFYTDPPRGTPAEPVCSGTFYVRARDVMALARELEQAVRFAWGPEVMEYGMREFAIQDPNGYYLAFTEPA from the coding sequence ATGACCGAACCGCCCCTGCTCGGACCACAGCTTGTACCATCGCTACTGGTCAGGGACCTGGACGAGACCATCGCCTTTTACGAGCGACTCGGGTTCACGCGCACCGGCATCTATCCGCGCGCTGGGACACCGATCTGGGGTGAGGTGACCCGTGACGGCATCTCGCTGCAGTTCTACACTGATCCGCCGCGCGGGACACCGGCCGAGCCCGTGTGCAGCGGCACGTTCTACGTGCGAGCCCGCGACGTGATGGCTTTGGCGAGGGAGCTCGAGCAAGCCGTCCGGTTCGCGTGGGGCCCCGAGGTCATGGAATACGGCATGCGGGAATTCGCGATCCAGGACCCGAACGGATACTACCTCGCCTTCACCGAACCGGCGTAG